A section of the Chlorocebus sabaeus isolate Y175 chromosome 17, mChlSab1.0.hap1, whole genome shotgun sequence genome encodes:
- the C17H6orf89 gene encoding bombesin receptor-activated protein C6orf89 homolog isoform X1, translated as MDLAANELSIYDKLAETVDLVRQTGHQCGMSEKAIEKFIRQLLEKNEPQRPPPQYPLLIVVYKVLATLGLILLTAYFVIQPFSPLAPEPVLSGAHTWRSLIHHIRLMSLPITKKYMSENKGVPLHGGDEDRPFPDFDPWWTKDCEQNESEPIPANCTGCAQKPLKVMLLEDAPRKFERLHPLVIKTGKPLSSEEIQHFLCQYPEVIEGVTEGFFARWWRCFPERWFPFPYPWRRPLNRSQMLRELFPVFTHLPFPKDASLNKCFLLHPEPVVGSKMHEMRDLFIMGSGEAMLQLIPPFQCRRHCQSVAMPIEPGDIGYASTTHWKVYIIARGLQPLVICDGTTFSEL; from the exons ATGGATCTTGCTGCCAACGAGCTCAGCATTTATGACAAACTTGCAGAGACTGTTGATTTGGTGAGACAGACAGGCCATCAGTGTGGCATGTCAGAGAAGGCAATTGAAAAATTTATCAGACAACTGCTGGAAAAGAATGAACCTCAGAGGCCCCCCCCACAGTATCCTCTCCTTATAGTTGTGTATAAG GTTCTCGCAACCTTGGGATTAATCTTGCTCACTGCCTACTTTGTGATTCAACCTTTCAGCCCATTAGCACCTGAGCCAGTGCTTTCTGGAGCTCACACCTGGCGCTCACTCATCCATCACATTAGACTGATGTCCTTGCCCATTACGAAGAAGTACATGTCAGAAAACAAGGGAGTTCCTCTGCATGGGGGTGATGAAGACAGACCCTTTCCAG ACTTTGACCCCTGGTGGACAAAGGACTGTGAGCAGAATGAGTCAGAGCCCATTCCTGCCAACTGCACTGGCTGTGCCCAAAAACCCCTGAAGGTGATGCTCCTGGAAGATGCCCCAAGGAAATTTGAGAGGCTCCATCCACTGGTGATCAAG ACGGGGAAGCCCCTGTCGTCAGAGGAGATTCAGCATTTTTTGTGCCAGTACCCTGAGGTGATAGAAGGCGTCACTGAAGGGTTTTTCGCCAGGTGGTGGCGCTGCTTTCCTGAACGGTGGTTCCCATTTCCTTATCCATG GAGAAGACCTCTGAACAGATCACAAATGTTACGTGAGCTTTTTCCTGTTTTCACTCACCTGCCATTTCCAAAAGATGCCTCTTTAAACAAGTGCTTCCTTCTTCACCCGGAACCTGTTGTGGGGAGTAAG ATGCATGAGATGCGTGACCTATTTATCATGGGCAGCGGCGAGGCCATGTTGCAGCTCATCCCTCCCTTCCAGTGCCGAAGACATTGTCAGTCTGTGGCCATGCCAATAGAGCCGGGAGATATCG
- the C17H6orf89 gene encoding bombesin receptor-activated protein C6orf89 homolog isoform X3: protein MDFILEDMDLAANELSIYDKLAETVDLVRQTGHQCGMSEKAIEKFIRQLLEKNEPQRPPPQYPLLIVVYKVLATLGLILLTAYFVIQPFSPLAPEPVLSGAHTWRSLIHHIRLMSLPITKKYMSENKGVPLHGGDEDRPFPDFDPWWTKDCEQNESEPIPANCTGCAQKPLKVMLLEDAPRKFERLHPLVIKTGKPLSSEEIQHFLCQYPEVIEGVTEGFFARWWRCFPERWFPFPYPWRRPLNRSQMLRELFPVFTHLPFPKDASLNKCFLLHPEPVVGSKMHEMRDLFIMGSGEAMLQLIPPFQCRRHCQSVAMPIEPGDIGYASTTHWKVYIIARGLQPLVICDGTTFSEL from the exons AT GGATTTTATATTGGAAGACATGGATCTTGCTGCCAACGAGCTCAGCATTTATGACAAACTTGCAGAGACTGTTGATTTGGTGAGACAGACAGGCCATCAGTGTGGCATGTCAGAGAAGGCAATTGAAAAATTTATCAGACAACTGCTGGAAAAGAATGAACCTCAGAGGCCCCCCCCACAGTATCCTCTCCTTATAGTTGTGTATAAG GTTCTCGCAACCTTGGGATTAATCTTGCTCACTGCCTACTTTGTGATTCAACCTTTCAGCCCATTAGCACCTGAGCCAGTGCTTTCTGGAGCTCACACCTGGCGCTCACTCATCCATCACATTAGACTGATGTCCTTGCCCATTACGAAGAAGTACATGTCAGAAAACAAGGGAGTTCCTCTGCATGGGGGTGATGAAGACAGACCCTTTCCAG ACTTTGACCCCTGGTGGACAAAGGACTGTGAGCAGAATGAGTCAGAGCCCATTCCTGCCAACTGCACTGGCTGTGCCCAAAAACCCCTGAAGGTGATGCTCCTGGAAGATGCCCCAAGGAAATTTGAGAGGCTCCATCCACTGGTGATCAAG ACGGGGAAGCCCCTGTCGTCAGAGGAGATTCAGCATTTTTTGTGCCAGTACCCTGAGGTGATAGAAGGCGTCACTGAAGGGTTTTTCGCCAGGTGGTGGCGCTGCTTTCCTGAACGGTGGTTCCCATTTCCTTATCCATG GAGAAGACCTCTGAACAGATCACAAATGTTACGTGAGCTTTTTCCTGTTTTCACTCACCTGCCATTTCCAAAAGATGCCTCTTTAAACAAGTGCTTCCTTCTTCACCCGGAACCTGTTGTGGGGAGTAAG ATGCATGAGATGCGTGACCTATTTATCATGGGCAGCGGCGAGGCCATGTTGCAGCTCATCCCTCCCTTCCAGTGCCGAAGACATTGTCAGTCTGTGGCCATGCCAATAGAGCCGGGAGATATCG